CTTCGGCATCGCCGCCACCGCCACAGCCCGCCACCATCGCGCCCAGCAGCAGCGCCCATCCCCATCGTGATCGCATCGTCGTTCGTGTTCCCTGGAATCGATCGGGCCAGGATAGCTCAGGCCGCCCGGGCGTGCGGCACCTGCAGCGTCAGCGGCGACTCGGGCCGCGCCACGCACGGCAGGATCCAGCCTTCCTGCTTCTCCTCGGCGCTGAGCCCCGGCCACTCGATGGCGTAGCTGACGCGCCCGGCGGTGGCGAGGCACATGCAGGTGCGGCAGGTGCCGTTGCGGCACGAGCTGGGCAGCACCACGCCGGCGGCCAGCGCGGTGGCGAGCAGCGTGTGCTCGCGGGGTGCGTCGAGTTCGCGGCCGAGCGGCTCGATGCGCACGGGGAACGTGGGCTCCGCGTCAGCCATGCACGGCGCCCTGGAACTCGCGGCGGTAGGCCGACGGCGACGTGGCGAGCGCGGCCGCGAAGTGCTGGCGCATCGACAGCGCCGTGCCGAAGCCGGCCTCCACCGCGATCAGGTCGATGGGCCGCTGCGTCGTCTCGAGGAGGCGCTGCGCGAACGCGAGCCGCTGGCCCTGCAGCCACCGGCCCACCGTGGTGCCGGTGGCCTCGCGGAAGTGGCGGGTGAAGGTGCGCCGGCTCATGCGCGCGCGTTCGGCCAGGCTGTCGAGGGAATGCGTTTCGTCGAGGTGATGTCCCACCCAGTCGAGCAGCTCGGAGATGCGGTCGCCCTGCACCACGGTGCGCACCGGCTGCGCGATGAACTGGGCCTGGTTGCCCTGGCGGTGGGGCGCCACCACCATGCGCCGCGCCGCGCGGTTGGCCACCTCGGCGCCACACAGGCGGCGCATCAGGTGCAGGCAGCAGTCGAGGCCGGCGGCCGTGCCGGCGGAGGTCAGCACCTGGCCATCGTCGACGTACAGCACGTCGGCATCGAGCCGCACCTTCGGGTAGCGTTCGGCGAACGCCGGGGCCAGGTGCCAGTGCGTGGTGGCGGGGCGGCCGTCGAGCAGCCCGGCCTCGGCCAACACGAACGCCCCCAGGCACAGGCCCACCACGGTGGCCCCGCGCCGGTGGGCGGCCCGCAGCGTGTCGAGCAGCTCGGGCGGGGCGGGCCGCAGGTCGTCGTGCCACGACGGCACCACCACGATGCCGGCCGCGCCCACGGCCCCGAGCCCGTCGGGCACGTCGATGCGGAAGCCCGCGCCGGTGCCGAGCGACCCCGGCGCCACCGCACACACGCGGGTCTCGAAACGCGGGCTCTGGTCGTGGATGCGGTCCTCGCCGAACACGAGGCACGGCACGGACAGGTGGAACGGGCTGATGCCGTCGAAGGCGATCACGGCCACGGACAGGGGGGTCGACGTTGGCATGGCCCGATTCTATCGAAAGTTGACATTCGGGCCACTGTCGGCCGGCGTCGCCGCTGCGCAGAATGCCTTCCATGGACAGCGCCTCCCGCTGCCCTCCACCGAAAAGGAGAACCCCATGACCGCCCCGCGCCGCGCCCTTGTCGTGATCGACGTGCAGAACGAGTACTTCACCGGCAACCTGCCGATCGAGTTCCCGCCGGTGGCCACGAGCCTGCCGAACATCGGCCGGACCATGGACGCGGCCACCGCGGCCGGCATCCCGGTGGTGGTGGTGCAGCACACGGCCCCCGCCGGCGCCCCCATCTTCGACAAGGGCACGCCGGGCTGGGACCTGCACCCCGAGATCGCCCGCCGGCCGCATGACCACCACGTGCACAAGCGCGAGGCCAGCGTGTTCACCGGCACCGAGTTCGGCGCGTGGGTGAGCGCCCAGGGCATCGACACGCTGACCATCGTGGGCTACATGACACACAACTGCGACGTGTCCACCGTGATGCAGGCCTCGCACCTGGGCCTGAAGGCGGAGTTCCTGTCGGACGCGACCGGCGCGCTGCCGTACGAGAACGCCGCGGGACGCGTGAGCGCGGAGGAAATCCACCGCGCCTTCAGCGTGGTGCTGCACAGCAACTTCGCGGCGGTGGCCACCACCGACCAGTGGCTGGCGGCGGTGCGTGCGGGTGAAGCCCTCCCGATGGACAACGTGCCGATGTCGAACCGGCGCGCACGGGAGACAGCGGCCGGCCGCAACGCGTGATAGAACGGCAGGCTCCGACGTCCTCGAGGGCCTGCCCATGTCGATCATTCTCGTGCGCCACGGCGAAACGCTGCTCAACGTGGCCCGCACCCTGCAGCCCGCCGACACCCCGCTCAGCCCCACCGGCCTCGCGCAGGCCGCCGCGGTGGCCCGCCGCCTGGCCGATCAGGGCGTGGGGGCCATCGTCAGCAGCGACCTGCCGCGGGCCCGCGCCACCGCCGACGCCATCGCCTCGGCCACCGGCCTGCCGGTGGCCGAAACGCCGCTGCTGCAGGAACGCAACTTCGGCGACCTGCGCGGCCAGAGCTACGACAACCTCGGCTTCAACCCGCTGACGATGACCGACGCCCCGCCCCACGGCGAGTCGGCCGACGCCTTCTTCAAGCGCGTGGCCCGGGCCTTCGACGACGCCGTGCAGCGCCAGCGGGGTCTCGCGAAGCCGCTGGTGGTGGTGACCCACGGCCTGGTGATCCACGCGATGCTGCAACGCCACCTTCAACTGGCCGCGATGCACACGATGCCGGCGCGGCTCGGGAACACGTCGGTGACGGTGTTCAGCCCCGAGGCGCCCTACCCCGTGGACCTGGTCGATTGCACGGCGCACCTCGCGGGCGCGGTGCAGGACAAGGCCGGCAGCTTGTCGGGCGGGTGACGGCAGATCAGTCCGCCACCGGCGCCCAACCCAGTCGTTTCAGCAAGCCCCCCGCCGCCAGCGGCGCCTTTTCCTTCGCACCCGCGATGAACAGCATGAACACGTCGCGTGCCGACCCCGCCTTCGGCGCGGCCTCCACCCGCGGCAGGTCGGCCGGGTGCTGGCCCTGCGACCACGTGCGGGCCGCCTCGGCCCAGTCGTCGAGCGCCTTCGGCGTGTAGCCCAGCTTCACCGTGGGCTGGGTGCGCATCAGGCGGGCGTACACGAACGGGCCCGTGACGTCGGCGAACACGGGGTAGTCGTCGGAGTCGGCGAAGACCGTGGCCATGTGGTGCTGGCGGGCGAGCGCGAGGTACTCGGGCACCATGAAGCTCGGGTGGCGCACGTCGAGCACGTGGCGCAGCGCCACGCCGTCGACTTCCTTCGGCAGCAGGTCGAGGAAGGCGGCGAAGTCGTCGGGCACGAAGACCTTGGTCTCGGCGAACTGCCACACGATGGGGCCGAGCTTCTCGCCCAGTTCGGAGATGCCGCTGTGGATGAACTTGTTCACCGAGTCGCCGGATTCGGCGAGCACGCGGCGGGCCGTGGCGTAGCGGGAGGCCTTCACCGAGAAGACGAAGTCGTCGGGCGTGTCGTCGCGCCACTTGGCGAAGGTGGACGGCTTCTGGGAGCCGTAGAAGGTGCTGTTGATCTCGATCATCGAGACCTGACGGCTGGCCCAGGCCAGCTCCTTCGCCTTCGACAAGCCCTCGGGGTAGAAGGTCTCGCGCCAGGGCTCGTAGTTCCAGCCACCGATGCCGACACGGATTTCGGGTTTTCGCGCCATGGTCACCTCGCTCGGATTCGCATCACAGGAATGCCATCTTCGCCCAGGCGCGCGCCAAGTCCTGTCAGGGAATGGGTGGTAAATCCGCCACCCCGAAGGCGGTCGCCGCGGTCGATAGACTCGCCCTCTTTCGACTGTTCTGGAGTGCGAGATGTCCTGGATCCTGCTGGTCATCGCAGGCCTGTTCGAGGTGGGCTGGGCCATCGGCCTGAAGTACACCGACGGCTTCACGAAGCCGCTGCCCACCGTGCTGACGGTGGGGGCGATGGTCGCGAGCGTCGGCCTGCTGGGCCTCGCGATGAAGGAGTTGCCGGTGGGCACCGCCTACGCGGTGTGGACCGGCATCGGCACGGTGGGCACCGTGCTGCTGGGCGTGTGGCTGCTGGGCGACTCGGCCTCGCCGATGCGGCTGGCCTGCGTGGGCCTCATCATGCTCGGCATCGCCGGGCTCAAGCTCACAGCCTGATCAGGTCGTTGCCCTCGACGCGCACGCGGTCGCCCACCTGCAGGCCGTCTCGAGCGCCCACGCGCACGGTGCGCGTGTCGCCGTCGTCCATGCGAACCGACACGCGGTAGCCCACGACGTGTTCGCTGCGGCGCTTCTCGATCTCGTTGCCGGCGAAACCGCCGCCCACGGCACCGACCACGGTGGCGACCTTGCGGCCGTTGCCGTCGCCGATCTGGTTGCCCACGACCCCACCCACCACGCCGCCGATCACGGCACCGGCACCGGTGGGTTTCTTCGCCTCGACGATGGCTTCGACGCCGGTCACGCGGCCCAGGTGGCGCTCGACCGGGGGCGCGCGGCGCTCGGCCACCGGCTGGGTCCGCGTCGTGGGTGCGGCCGCGGTGGCTGGGGTGTCCATGCGAGGCATCACGGGGTCGCCCTTTTCCGGTCCGCAGGCGGTCATGACGGCGGCGGAACCGATGGCGGTCAGGAAGACGGCAAGGGCGGGAAGGCTGCGTTGATGGGCATTCATGGGAAACCTCGACTGGCAGAAATCGGTGCCAGGATCTTCCCGCCGCGCCCCTGCCGCGGCTGCCCGCCGATGGCGGATCGCGGCGTCAGCCGCCGCCGAAGCGCCCGTAGGACAAGGCCACACCCACGGCGAGCAGCACCAGCAGCACGGCGTTGATGGCGATGAGCCACCGCGCGCGGGCGCGCAGCACCCCGATGGCCTCGACCACCTTGGCGTTCTGCTCGGCCAGCGCCTCGACCAGCTTCGCCGACGCCTGCTCGCGTTCGGCCATCTCCTGCAGGCGCGCCTCGAGCAGCCGCAGCCGCTCGGAGGGGTCGGCGCCGGGCGGCACCACGGGCGCGGGGTCGTCCTCGGTGCGCGAGAAGATCTTGCGCGCACCCTTCACGATGGCCGGCGCGGCCGTGATGACGTCGCCCCACGGGACGACCTTGAGCGCGGTGATGAGGCTGCCGAGGGCCACGGGCGGGAACCTTTCTGCGGAGGAGAAACCGGACCCCAGTGTCTCACTGAACGTGTACGCCCGGGATGCGGGCGACCGCGCGCTGTAGTCATCCTCCTACGAGGTGTCGCTCGGTCGCCTGATATCCGGGATCGGACCCACACCGCACGATCTCGTTCCATGAACCTGTCGTGTCGCCGGGTCATCCAGGAGTGCCAGCATGAGCAGCAACGACGAGCAACGCATGGAAGACGTGAACCGCTGGTACTACGGGGGCACGCCGCCTGAGACCTACCGCGAGGACCCGGACGGCGACGACGCCATCGGCTACGAGGCCGCCCATCCCGCGCTGCAGGCCCTGCACTGGCCCGACGCCGCCTGGGCCGCGCCGGTCACGCCATGAACGCCACGGTGGCACACGCCTGGGAGCGGGTACCGGCGTGGCTGCGGTCGCCGAGGCTGCTGGTGCCCCTCGCGGTCGCCGCGATGCTCGTGCTGCTGTTCAGCTTCGCGTCGGTGGTGCAGGACATCGTGCACCAGGGCGAGGTGGGCAACGGTTCGCCCACCTCCGCGGTGTCACCAGGTATCGACCGGACGTGACCCCACGGGTCCCACCTTCGCCGACGCCAGCCCGAGCGACAGCCACCGCCGTGTGTCCGCGGGGTCGATGACCGCGTCGATCTCCAGCGCGCTCGCCATGTTCGTGGCCTGACCGCGTTCGTACTGCTGGGCCACCAGTTGCTGGAACAGCGCCTCGCGCGCCGGACCCTCGGGCACCGCTTCCAGCTCCTTGCGGTAGCCGAGCCGCACCGCCCCTTCGAGCCCCATGCCGCCGAACTCGCCGCTGGGCCAGGCCGCGGTGAACACCGGGGCGTGGAACCCGCCCGCGGCCATCGCCATGGCCCCGAGGCCGTAGCCCTTGCGCAGCACCACCGCGAACACCGGCACGCGCAGGTGCGCGGCCTGGACGAACATGCGGCTCACGTGCCGCACCTGCGCCTGGGCCTCGATGTCCGGCCCCACCATGAACCCCGGTGTGTCGATCAGGCTGACGACGGGCAGGCCGTGGGTGTTGCACAGCTGCAGGAACCGGGCGGCCTTGTCGGCCGCATCGGCGTCGATGGCGCCGCCGAGGTGGGCCGGGTTGCTGGCCAGCAGGCCCACCGGACGCCCCTCCACGCGCGCCAGCGCGGTGAAGATGCCGACGCCGAAGCCGGCCCGCAGCTCGAGGAGGCTGCCCTCGTCCGCCACGCCGTGCAGCACGTCGCGCATGTCGTAGGACCGCACGCGGTTCTCCGGCAGCACGTGGCGCAAGGCCTGCGGGTCGGGTGCGCTCCACTCGCTGATGCGCCCCTGGAAGTACGACAGGTACTGGCGGGCCGCGGCGACCGCGCGGGCCTCGTCGTCGACCAGCACGTCGATCACCCCGCTGCGGAACTGCACCTCGCTCGGGCCGATGTCCTCGGGCCGGAACACCCCCAGGCCTCCGCCCTCCACCATCGCCGGGCCGCCCATGCCGATGTTGCTGCCACGGGTGGCGATGACGACGTCGCTGCAGCCGAGCAGTGCCGCGTTGCCGGCGAAGCAGCGGCCGGCCGCGATGCCGACGACGGGCACCTGCCCGCTCAGGCGCGCGTAGCTCGCGAAACTGGTGAGGTGCAGGCCGGCCACGGCCGTGGAATCGGTGTCGCCCGGACGCCCGCCCCCGCCTTCGGCGAACAGCACCACCGGCAGCCGCTGGGCCAGGGCCACCTCGACGAGCCGGTCCGTCTTCGCGTGGTTGCGCATGCCCTGCGTGCCGGCGAGCACCGTGGCGTCGTAGGCCAGCACCGCGCAGCGCGAGGCCTCGGGGCCGAACAGCCCGGCATTGACCGACCCGATGCCCGTCACCATGCCGTCCGCCGGGGTGTTGCGGATCAGGTCGTCGAGCGAGCGGCGGCGGGTCTGGGCGGCGATGGCGAGTGCGCCGTATTCGATGAACGAGCCGGCTTCGCACAGGTCGTCGATGTTCTCTCGCGCGGTGCGCAGGCCGAGGGCGTGGCGCCTGGCCACCGCCTCGGGGCGCGCCGCGTCCAGCGTCAGCGCGTGGCGGTCGAGCACGGCCTGCAGGTCGGCCCGGATGGTCGCGGCGCTCACCCGGGGTGCGTCGTCCGCCACCTTCGCCACCGCCGCCGCCAGACCGGGCGCACCCAGCACCAGCAGGGCCTCGTCCTCGGCCACCGTGTCGCCCACCGCCACCGGGAGGGACGTGACACAGCCGTCGCGCGGCGCCCTCACCTCGTGTTCCATCTTCATGGCCTCCAGCACGAGGAGCAGCTGGCCGGCCCGGACGGTGTCGCCGGAACCGGCGCAGACCTGGACCACGGTGGCGGACATCGGGGCGAGGATCGGTTCGTTCATGCCGGTGACTCTAGGGCATCGCACCGAAACGGGGTGTCACCCAGGAGCCTCCCGAACGCCGCACAATGGGGGCCATGGCCACCCCCACCCTCCTCAAAGCGCAGTCCTTCACCGACGCCGATGCGGCCCTGGCCCATGCGTCGACCATCTACGCCGCCGGCATCGCCCACCTGCGGGACAGCCTGCAGCGGTTCGTCGCCGGCGAAACGCTCGGGCAGCACGTGCGAGCGTGCTACCCGTACCTGCGGGTGCACACCGACACCGTCGCCCGCGCCGACAGCCGCCTCGCCTACGGTTTCGTGGCCGGGCCCGGCACGTACGAGACCACCCTGACCCGCCCCGACCTCTTCGGCGACTACTACCGCGAGCAGTTCAGCCTGCTGCTGAAGAACCACGGCGTGTCGCTCGAGGTGGGCATGAGTTCCCAGCCCATCCCCGTGCACTTCTCGCTCGCCGAGAACGACCACCTGGAGGGCAGCCTGACCCGCGAGCGCCGCCTGCTGCTGCGCGACCAGTTCGACCTGCCCGACCTCGCCGCCATGGACGACGGCATCGCCAACGGCACCCACGAGCCCGAGCTGGGCCACGACGGCAAGCCGAAACACCCGCTGTCGCTGTTCACCGCCCCGCGCGTCGACTACTCGCTGCACCGCCTGCGCCACTACACCGGCACGGCGCCCGACCACTTCCAGAACTTCATTCTCTTCACGAACTACCAGTTCTACATCGACGAGTTCGTGCGCCTGGGCCACGACGCGATGGCGCAGGCCGACGGCGAGTACACCGCCTTCGTGGAACCCGGCAACGTGATCACGCGCCGCGCGGGCTCGCCGCGCGAACCCGGCGACGACACGGGCATCGCCCCGCCGCGCCTGCCGCAGATGCCGGCCTACCACCTGATGCGCGGCGACCGCGCCGGCATCACGATGGTCAACATCGGCGTGGGCCCGGCCAACGCGAAGACCATCACCGACCACATCGCGGTGCTGCGCCCGCACGCGTGGATCATGCTGGGCCACTGCGCCGGCCTGCGCAACACGCAGGCCCTCGGCGACTACGTGCTGGCCCACGGCTACGTGCGCGAGGACCACGTGCTCGACGAGGAACTGCCGCTGTGGGTGCCCATCCCGCCGTTGGCCGAGGTGCAGGTGGCGCTCGAATCGGCGGTGGAGGAAATCACGCAGCTCAAGGGCTACGAGCTCAAGCGCATCATGCGCACGGGCACGGTGGCCAGCACCGACAACCGCAACTGGGAGCTGCTGCCATCGCACCATTCGGCCACCACGCCGGAGCGCCGCTTCAGCCAGAGCCGGGCCATCGCGCTCGACATGGAAAGCGCCACCATCGCGGCCAACGGCTTCCGCTTCCGCGTGCCGTACGGCACGCTGCTGTGCGTGAGCGACAAGCCGCTGCACGGCGAGATCAAGCTGCCCGGCATGGCCAACACGTTCTACCGCGAACGCGTCGACCAGCACCTGCGCATCGGCATCCGCGCGGTGGAGCTGCTGCGCGACCAGGGGGTCGACCAGTTGCACAGCCGCAAGCTGCGCAGCTTCGCCGAAGTGGCGTTTCAGTAAGCCGGCGCGCCGTCGTCGTCGATGCCCCAGGGCGTCGGCGCACGGCCGCCGAAGGCCGCTTCACCGCGATGCCATCGCGGCGGCCCGTCCGCGTGGGTCCACGCGAGGGTCACCTCGGGCGACACCCAGGTCCACGCATCGTCGCCCCCCGGGCGCGTGGACACGCCCGCGAGGCGCGCGGGAGCCACACCCTCGAGGCGGCGCTTGAGCCACGCCTCCTTCAGCGTCCACAGCTCGCGGAACGCGGCATCGCGGGCCGGGCCCTGCAACGCGGTCAGGCGCGCCTGCTCCGCAGGTGAACACACGTTGGCGGCCAGCGCCAGCACGTCGCGGGCGCGGCCCGGGGTTTCGACGTCGAGGCCGATCGCCGTGGCCGACACCGCCCCGGCCACCCACCCGCCGCTGTGGCTCAGCGCGAGGCGCACGCCGGCGTCGGCCGGCACGAGCGGCGGGCCGTCGTCCGCCGCGGTCAGGGACCAGTCACGCGCCTCGCCGCCCAGCGTGGCGGCGAGCAGGCGGCGCAGCAGCAGCCGGCCCGCGAGGAACTCGGCCCGGCGCTTGGCCGAGCTGATGCGTGCAAGCCGCTGCTGCTCGGTCGCTGACAGCAACTGCAGCAGGCCCGCTTCCGCCTCGGCCGCGAGCGGGCCGATGCGGTCGAGCCAGAGCACCGCGCCCGTCAGGCCGAGTGCGGCCACCGCTTGAAGATCAGCGAGGTGTTGAGGCCACCGAACGCGAAGTTGTTGCTCATCACGAGGTCGGTGTCGAGCGCGCGGCCGTCGCCGGTGATGTAGTCGAGCGGGGCGCAGTCGGGGTCGACGTCGGTGAGGTTGATGGTGGGGGCGAACCAGCCCTCGCGCATCATCTCGATGGTCATCCACGCCTCGAGCGAACCGCAGGCGCCCAGCGTGTGGCCCATGTAGCTCTTGAGCGAGCTGATGGGCACCTGGCCGCCCAGCACCTGGTGCGTGGCCTGCGATTCCATCACGTCGCCCTGGTCGGTGGCCGTGCCGTGGGCGTTCACGTAGCCGATGGCGCTGGCCGGCAGGCCCGCGTCGTCGAGCGCGAGCTGCATCGCCACGCCCATGGTCTCGGCGTTGGGATGGGTCACGTGCTTGCCGTCGCTGTTGGTGCCGTAGCCCACGATCTCGGCGAGGATGCGCGCGCCGCGCGCCTGCGCGTGCGACAACTCCTCGAGCACCAGCGTGCATGCGCCCTCGCCCAGCACGAGGCCGTCGCGGCCCTTGTCGAACGGGCGTGGCGTGAGTTCGGGTTCGCCGTTGCGCACGCTGGTGGCGAACAGCGTGTCGAACACCGCCGCATCGATGGCATGCAGTTCCTCGGCGCCGCCCGCGAGCATGGCCACCTGCTTGCCGCTCTGGATGGTCTCGTACGCGTAGCCGATGCCCTGGCTGCTGGACGTGCACGCGCTCGACGTGGTGATGACCCGGCCGGTGATGCCGAAGAACACGCCCATGTTGACCGGGGCCGTGTGCGCCATGCACTTGATGTACGTGTTGGCGGTGATGCCCTCGGTGGTGTTCTCCG
This genomic stretch from Piscinibacter gummiphilus harbors:
- a CDS encoding histidine phosphatase family protein, translated to MSIILVRHGETLLNVARTLQPADTPLSPTGLAQAAAVARRLADQGVGAIVSSDLPRARATADAIASATGLPVAETPLLQERNFGDLRGQSYDNLGFNPLTMTDAPPHGESADAFFKRVARAFDDAVQRQRGLAKPLVVVTHGLVIHAMLQRHLQLAAMHTMPARLGNTSVTVFSPEAPYPVDLVDCTAHLAGAVQDKAGSLSGG
- a CDS encoding GlxA family transcriptional regulator, producing the protein MPTSTPLSVAVIAFDGISPFHLSVPCLVFGEDRIHDQSPRFETRVCAVAPGSLGTGAGFRIDVPDGLGAVGAAGIVVVPSWHDDLRPAPPELLDTLRAAHRRGATVVGLCLGAFVLAEAGLLDGRPATTHWHLAPAFAERYPKVRLDADVLYVDDGQVLTSAGTAAGLDCCLHLMRRLCGAEVANRAARRMVVAPHRQGNQAQFIAQPVRTVVQGDRISELLDWVGHHLDETHSLDSLAERARMSRRTFTRHFREATGTTVGRWLQGQRLAFAQRLLETTQRPIDLIAVEAGFGTALSMRQHFAAALATSPSAYRREFQGAVHG
- a CDS encoding DUF72 domain-containing protein; translation: MARKPEIRVGIGGWNYEPWRETFYPEGLSKAKELAWASRQVSMIEINSTFYGSQKPSTFAKWRDDTPDDFVFSVKASRYATARRVLAESGDSVNKFIHSGISELGEKLGPIVWQFAETKVFVPDDFAAFLDLLPKEVDGVALRHVLDVRHPSFMVPEYLALARQHHMATVFADSDDYPVFADVTGPFVYARLMRTQPTVKLGYTPKALDDWAEAARTWSQGQHPADLPRVEAAPKAGSARDVFMLFIAGAKEKAPLAAGGLLKRLGWAPVAD
- a CDS encoding glycine zipper 2TM domain-containing protein, producing MNAHQRSLPALAVFLTAIGSAAVMTACGPEKGDPVMPRMDTPATAAAPTTRTQPVAERRAPPVERHLGRVTGVEAIVEAKKPTGAGAVIGGVVGGVVGNQIGDGNGRKVATVVGAVGGGFAGNEIEKRRSEHVVGYRVSVRMDDGDTRTVRVGARDGLQVGDRVRVEGNDLIRL
- a CDS encoding beta-ketoacyl-ACP synthase — its product is MKRVVVTGVGALSPLGHDWSTVHAHLRSLRNSVQLIPDWSVYEGLNTQLGSVAKPFDLPEHYNRKTMRSMGRVAVLAVRATELALADAGLLNDPLLGSGRMGIAYGSSIGSPSAIGAFGKMIAENTTEGITANTYIKCMAHTAPVNMGVFFGITGRVITTSSACTSSSQGIGYAYETIQSGKQVAMLAGGAEELHAIDAAVFDTLFATSVRNGEPELTPRPFDKGRDGLVLGEGACTLVLEELSHAQARGARILAEIVGYGTNSDGKHVTHPNAETMGVAMQLALDDAGLPASAIGYVNAHGTATDQGDVMESQATHQVLGGQVPISSLKSYMGHTLGACGSLEAWMTIEMMREGWFAPTINLTDVDPDCAPLDYITGDGRALDTDLVMSNNFAFGGLNTSLIFKRWPHSA
- a CDS encoding 2Fe-2S iron-sulfur cluster-binding protein produces the protein MADAEPTFPVRIEPLGRELDAPREHTLLATALAAGVVLPSSCRNGTCRTCMCLATAGRVSYAIEWPGLSAEEKQEGWILPCVARPESPLTLQVPHARAA
- a CDS encoding AMP nucleosidase, translating into MATPTLLKAQSFTDADAALAHASTIYAAGIAHLRDSLQRFVAGETLGQHVRACYPYLRVHTDTVARADSRLAYGFVAGPGTYETTLTRPDLFGDYYREQFSLLLKNHGVSLEVGMSSQPIPVHFSLAENDHLEGSLTRERRLLLRDQFDLPDLAAMDDGIANGTHEPELGHDGKPKHPLSLFTAPRVDYSLHRLRHYTGTAPDHFQNFILFTNYQFYIDEFVRLGHDAMAQADGEYTAFVEPGNVITRRAGSPREPGDDTGIAPPRLPQMPAYHLMRGDRAGITMVNIGVGPANAKTITDHIAVLRPHAWIMLGHCAGLRNTQALGDYVLAHGYVREDHVLDEELPLWVPIPPLAEVQVALESAVEEITQLKGYELKRIMRTGTVASTDNRNWELLPSHHSATTPERRFSQSRAIALDMESATIAANGFRFRVPYGTLLCVSDKPLHGEIKLPGMANTFYRERVDQHLRIGIRAVELLRDQGVDQLHSRKLRSFAEVAFQ
- the sugE gene encoding quaternary ammonium compound efflux SMR transporter SugE, producing the protein MSWILLVIAGLFEVGWAIGLKYTDGFTKPLPTVLTVGAMVASVGLLGLAMKELPVGTAYAVWTGIGTVGTVLLGVWLLGDSASPMRLACVGLIMLGIAGLKLTA
- a CDS encoding cysteine hydrolase family protein produces the protein MTAPRRALVVIDVQNEYFTGNLPIEFPPVATSLPNIGRTMDAATAAGIPVVVVQHTAPAGAPIFDKGTPGWDLHPEIARRPHDHHVHKREASVFTGTEFGAWVSAQGIDTLTIVGYMTHNCDVSTVMQASHLGLKAEFLSDATGALPYENAAGRVSAEEIHRAFSVVLHSNFAAVATTDQWLAAVRAGEALPMDNVPMSNRRARETAAGRNA
- a CDS encoding 4'-phosphopantetheinyl transferase family protein codes for the protein MAALGLTGAVLWLDRIGPLAAEAEAGLLQLLSATEQQRLARISSAKRRAEFLAGRLLLRRLLAATLGGEARDWSLTAADDGPPLVPADAGVRLALSHSGGWVAGAVSATAIGLDVETPGRARDVLALAANVCSPAEQARLTALQGPARDAAFRELWTLKEAWLKRRLEGVAPARLAGVSTRPGGDDAWTWVSPEVTLAWTHADGPPRWHRGEAAFGGRAPTPWGIDDDGAPAY